The following are encoded together in the Candidatus Cetobacterium colombiensis genome:
- a CDS encoding ABC transporter substrate-binding protein: MTKKYLIGLGILSLLLTSCNEKNKTAKSVEKSKTVTVSLGSKPKSLDPAMYNEIPSLSIVEQIYNTLFQIDSNGNIVPELAESFEYITPTNLVIKIKKGVKFHNGEELKANDVLFSLNRMLQKPATQVMLNTIEKVDVIDDYTVNLKLKEPSAPLLYSLSYPMTAILNEKFTTEKNGNIATDAMGTGAFKYQNWGDGEKIELTTNKDYFGEKAKIDELIFRAIPENTSRLAALETGEIDIATIAPIDVQTVEGSSDLYAVSFSTTSTEYLTLNNLREPFTNKDFRKALSYAIDRQSIVDAVYLGKASIAKSIVNPTVFGSDQTVGTADYNLEKAKEYLEKSQVTNKTIKIMSNDNPIRLQAAQIVQANLKEIGINAEIETVEWGTYLQMTAKGDFDIFIGGWVSGTSDSDIVLFPLLHSSYKGGAGNRANFDNPEYDKLVELGRTSTDSSDRLVAYSKAQEILAEETPIVPLYYKNENMGLNKRIKDFTPMPNTIHNYAAISVQD, from the coding sequence ATGACTAAAAAATACTTAATCGGATTAGGAATCCTTTCTCTCTTGCTAACTAGTTGCAACGAGAAAAACAAAACAGCAAAATCAGTGGAAAAATCTAAAACTGTAACAGTTTCTTTAGGCTCAAAACCTAAAAGTCTAGATCCTGCTATGTATAACGAAATCCCTTCACTATCTATAGTTGAACAAATATATAACACTCTTTTTCAAATTGATAGTAATGGTAATATCGTACCTGAATTAGCAGAATCTTTTGAATATATAACTCCAACTAACTTAGTTATTAAAATTAAAAAAGGAGTTAAATTTCATAACGGTGAAGAGCTTAAAGCTAATGATGTGCTTTTTAGCTTAAATAGAATGCTTCAAAAACCTGCAACACAAGTTATGCTTAATACTATAGAAAAAGTTGATGTCATTGATGATTACACTGTTAATCTAAAATTAAAAGAGCCTTCTGCTCCATTACTTTATTCTCTTTCTTATCCTATGACAGCTATATTAAATGAAAAATTTACTACAGAAAAAAATGGAAATATTGCAACTGATGCTATGGGAACTGGAGCTTTTAAGTATCAAAATTGGGGAGATGGAGAAAAAATAGAATTAACTACTAACAAAGACTATTTCGGTGAAAAAGCAAAAATTGATGAATTAATCTTTAGAGCTATTCCTGAAAATACAAGTAGACTTGCTGCGTTAGAAACAGGGGAAATTGATATTGCAACAATAGCTCCTATTGATGTTCAAACAGTTGAAGGTAGCTCTGATTTATATGCAGTCTCATTTTCAACTACTTCAACAGAATACTTAACTTTAAATAACTTAAGAGAACCATTTACTAATAAAGATTTTAGAAAGGCTTTAAGTTATGCCATTGATAGACAAAGTATTGTTGATGCAGTATATTTAGGAAAAGCTAGTATAGCAAAATCTATAGTTAATCCAACAGTTTTTGGAAGTGACCAAACAGTTGGAACAGCTGATTATAATCTAGAAAAAGCGAAAGAATATCTTGAAAAATCTCAAGTGACAAATAAAACTATAAAAATTATGTCTAACGATAACCCTATTAGACTTCAAGCTGCTCAAATTGTCCAGGCAAATTTAAAAGAAATTGGAATAAATGCAGAAATTGAAACTGTTGAATGGGGAACTTATTTACAAATGACAGCTAAAGGAGACTTTGATATCTTTATCGGTGGATGGGTTTCTGGAACATCTGATTCTGATATTGTTTTATTCCCACTACTACACAGTAGCTATAAAGGTGGAGCTGGAAATAGAGCAAACTTTGATAATCCTGAATATGATAAATTAGTTGAATTAGGAAGAACTTCTACTGATAGTTCAGATAGACTTGTAGCATATTCTAAAGCTCAAGAGATTCTAGCTGAAGAAACTCCAATTGTTCCACTATACTATAAAAATGAAAATATGGGATTAAACAAAAGAATAAAAGATTTCACTCCAATGCCAAATACTATTCATAATTACGCAGCAATATCTGTTCAAGACTAA
- a CDS encoding M42 family metallopeptidase: MKLDLNYTLEFTKEILSIPSPAGYTEKAMERIAQELDALGYSYTYSKKGCLIVKILGKDSNYTRLLSAHIDTLGAMVKKVKKNGRLELINIGGYAWGSVEGENVTIHTLDGKEYEGTVLPIKASVHVYGDIPREMPRIAENMEVRLDENVYSEEDTRSLGICQGDFVSYYTKTKITESGYIKSRYLDDKLCVAQSLAYLKYLKDNNEKPNNNLYIYFSNFEEVGHGVSEIPNDVDEFIALDIGLVAEDADGDEKKVSIAARDNKTVYDLKIRKHLQEVANNHNIKYTVGVYNRYGSDATASILQGADLRYACIGPNVDATHHYERTHIDGIIETIKLLIAYL; this comes from the coding sequence ATGAAATTAGATTTAAACTATACATTAGAATTTACTAAAGAAATTTTATCTATTCCTAGTCCAGCAGGATACACAGAAAAAGCTATGGAAAGAATTGCTCAAGAACTAGATGCTTTAGGTTATAGTTATACTTATAGTAAAAAAGGATGTCTAATTGTTAAAATTCTAGGAAAAGATTCTAACTACACAAGATTACTTTCAGCTCATATAGATACTTTAGGAGCTATGGTTAAAAAAGTTAAAAAAAATGGACGTTTAGAGCTTATAAATATTGGTGGATATGCTTGGGGGTCAGTGGAAGGTGAAAATGTTACTATTCATACTTTAGATGGAAAAGAGTATGAAGGAACTGTTTTACCTATTAAGGCTTCTGTTCATGTGTATGGAGATATTCCAAGAGAGATGCCTAGAATAGCTGAAAATATGGAAGTTAGATTAGATGAAAATGTTTACTCTGAAGAGGATACTAGATCTCTTGGAATTTGCCAAGGAGACTTTGTTAGTTATTATACAAAAACTAAAATAACTGAGTCTGGATATATTAAATCAAGATACCTAGATGATAAACTTTGTGTGGCTCAATCTCTAGCTTATTTAAAGTATCTAAAAGATAACAATGAAAAACCAAATAACAATCTATATATCTACTTCTCTAATTTTGAAGAAGTGGGACATGGTGTTTCAGAAATACCAAATGATGTAGATGAGTTTATTGCATTAGATATTGGTCTTGTTGCAGAAGATGCTGATGGAGATGAGAAAAAAGTTAGTATTGCTGCAAGGGATAATAAAACTGTTTATGACTTAAAAATAAGAAAACATTTGCAAGAAGTTGCTAATAATCACAATATAAAATACACTGTTGGTGTTTATAACAGATACGGTTCTGATGCAACTGCATCTATCCTTCAAGGAGCAGATTTGAGATATGCTTGTATCGGTCCAAATGTTGATGCAACACATCACTATGAAAGAACTCACATTGATGGAATAATTGAAACGATTAAATTATTAATCGCTTACCTTTAA
- a CDS encoding sensor domain-containing diguanylate cyclase, translating into MVSIGFFEKIGCGALICKNDEYSTILEANSEFYKMIGYTKEEMKTLHQNRFSELVVDDLSEILEKVNQAVDSKKRLDYEYRIKNKDNKIMWIHDVAVYDEEENVFYVVIMDITYREENLERIYNILEKDLLSNLLNRRALEKKIKEQMKENKSSQALIIIDLDNFKILNDTLGHQEGDRVISFVGLKLKEIFKNNETLGRLGGDEFAIYLEDISKKDLENYAKKLVKQLEVTIEDIKIHSTIGIAFDKKGIYSFEELYKLSDTALYSLKKNDNKGKYLISVS; encoded by the coding sequence ATGGTGAGTATTGGTTTTTTTGAGAAAATTGGTTGTGGAGCATTAATATGTAAAAATGATGAATATTCAACAATATTAGAAGCTAATTCAGAATTTTATAAAATGATAGGATATACAAAAGAAGAGATGAAAACTTTACATCAAAATAGATTTTCAGAATTAGTAGTTGATGATTTAAGTGAAATTTTAGAAAAGGTTAATCAAGCTGTTGATTCTAAAAAAAGATTAGATTATGAATACAGAATAAAAAATAAAGATAATAAAATTATGTGGATACATGATGTGGCAGTTTATGATGAGGAAGAAAATGTTTTTTATGTTGTAATAATGGATATAACTTATAGAGAAGAAAATTTAGAAAGAATATATAATATTTTAGAAAAAGATTTGTTATCTAACTTATTAAATAGAAGAGCTTTGGAGAAAAAGATAAAAGAGCAAATGAAAGAAAATAAGAGTTCACAAGCTTTAATAATAATTGATCTAGATAATTTTAAAATTTTAAATGATACTTTAGGACATCAGGAGGGAGATAGAGTCATATCTTTTGTTGGATTGAAACTTAAAGAGATATTTAAAAATAATGAAACTTTAGGACGTCTAGGAGGAGACGAATTTGCCATTTATTTAGAAGATATATCTAAAAAAGATTTAGAAAATTACGCTAAAAAATTAGTCAAACAATTAGAAGTAACAATAGAAGATATTAAAATTCATTCTACAATAGGAATAGCCTTTGATAAAAAAGGAATATACAGTTTTGAAGAGTTATATAAATTATCTGATACAGCATTGTATTCTCTAAAAAAAAATGATAATAAAGGTAAATATTTAATAAGTGTTTCCTAA
- a CDS encoding MATE family efflux transporter encodes MSEKNMTLKNGNIKSLLLKYSLPAIISMLVSALYNVVDRIYIGNMPDVGSLAITGVGVTLPLANIVLAFSMLIGIGATANISIKLGEGQREAAEKIVGHIITLSTILGIAITILGTIYMDPILKAFGASESTFKYAKDYIDIILWGTVFNIMGYSLNNIIRADGNPKICSAIMVFSCFVNIVLDPLFIFGLNLGVKGAAYATVISQVVTLILSYIYFRSSRSDLKIKRKHLSLNKNIIKLILSIGISPFVMQLATSMVQVINNNALKTYGGDLAIGAMTTVNAVALLCFMPVYGISQGAQPIIGYNYGAKQFDRMKEALKISMGVGTVIFLIMLFFIESFPITIIKMFNNDPNVIKVSVEGMRIYLMAMPAIGLGMAGSNYFLAIGKGKMAMFLSLLRQVILLIPLITIFSKLFGLAGIWLAQPIADTISSIVTMIMLKRNLPKKERIEVIEAVE; translated from the coding sequence ATGAGTGAAAAAAATATGACTTTGAAAAATGGAAATATCAAAAGTTTACTTCTTAAATATTCGTTACCTGCTATAATCAGTATGCTAGTAAGTGCTCTTTATAATGTTGTAGATAGAATTTATATTGGAAATATGCCAGATGTTGGTAGTTTAGCTATAACAGGAGTGGGAGTAACATTACCTTTAGCAAATATAGTACTAGCTTTTTCTATGTTAATTGGAATAGGAGCAACAGCTAATATTTCTATTAAACTAGGAGAAGGTCAAAGGGAAGCAGCAGAAAAAATAGTTGGTCACATCATAACTTTGTCTACAATTTTAGGAATAGCAATAACAATTTTAGGAACAATTTACATGGATCCAATATTAAAAGCGTTTGGAGCAAGTGAAAGTACTTTTAAGTATGCAAAAGACTATATAGATATAATTTTATGGGGAACAGTTTTTAATATAATGGGATATTCTTTAAATAATATAATTAGAGCTGATGGAAACCCTAAAATATGTTCGGCAATAATGGTATTTAGTTGTTTTGTAAATATAGTTTTAGATCCACTTTTCATATTTGGTTTAAACTTAGGTGTAAAAGGGGCAGCTTATGCAACAGTAATATCTCAAGTTGTGACATTAATTCTTTCTTATATCTATTTTAGAAGTAGTAGATCAGATTTAAAAATAAAAAGAAAACATTTATCTTTAAATAAAAATATTATAAAGTTAATTTTATCAATAGGAATTTCCCCATTTGTTATGCAACTAGCTACAAGTATGGTTCAAGTTATAAATAACAATGCACTTAAAACTTACGGTGGAGATTTAGCAATTGGAGCAATGACAACAGTTAATGCAGTGGCACTACTTTGTTTCATGCCAGTTTATGGTATATCACAAGGTGCTCAACCAATAATAGGTTATAATTATGGTGCTAAGCAGTTTGATAGAATGAAAGAAGCATTAAAAATATCTATGGGTGTTGGAACGGTAATATTTCTTATAATGTTATTTTTTATAGAAAGTTTCCCAATTACAATAATTAAGATGTTTAATAATGATCCTAATGTTATAAAAGTGTCTGTAGAGGGAATGAGAATTTATTTAATGGCAATGCCAGCAATTGGTTTAGGAATGGCAGGAAGTAACTACTTCTTAGCTATTGGAAAGGGAAAAATGGCAATGTTCTTGAGTTTACTAAGACAAGTTATTCTTTTAATTCCATTAATTACGATATTCTCAAAACTATTTGGACTTGCTGGAATTTGGTTAGCACAGCCGATAGCAGATACAATTAGTTCAATTGTAACAATGATAATGCTAAAAAGAAATTTACCTAAAAAAGAAAGAATAGAAGTAATAGAGGCAGTAGAGTAA
- a CDS encoding PTS transporter subunit IIC produces the protein MKIRDFLKGKDVHLSGRKYFVDALGAMALGMFSTLITGSILNMIGQRLGVDFLTSTVWPIARDMTGAAIGVAIAYSLKAPPLVLFSSTFTGAIGYSLGGPVGAYVSALIGAEFGKIVSKETKIDIVLTPVVTIIIGGIVGTSIGPILGKIMTGIGFVVMEATELHPFFMGILISIFMGMALTLPISSAAIAMMLKLEGLAAGAATLGCCTQMVGFAVTSFKENGWGGLVAQGLGTSMLQFSNIVKNWKIWIPQILASIILSPLVTIVFKMENSFAGAGMGTSGLVGIFESYVTMEKIGRGGIETVILIVFLYILLPGVITYTISLFMRRKGFINDHDMRIES, from the coding sequence ATGAAGATAAGAGATTTTTTAAAAGGAAAAGATGTACATTTATCAGGAAGAAAATATTTTGTTGATGCTTTAGGAGCAATGGCTTTGGGGATGTTTTCCACTTTGATAACAGGATCAATTTTAAATATGATTGGTCAAAGATTAGGAGTGGACTTTTTAACAAGCACAGTATGGCCAATAGCTAGAGATATGACAGGTGCAGCTATAGGTGTAGCAATAGCATACAGTTTAAAAGCACCTCCATTAGTGCTATTTTCTTCAACTTTCACAGGAGCGATAGGTTATTCTTTAGGAGGACCAGTGGGAGCTTATGTATCAGCTTTAATAGGAGCTGAGTTTGGAAAAATAGTTTCAAAAGAAACGAAGATTGATATTGTCTTAACTCCAGTTGTCACAATAATAATAGGGGGGATAGTAGGAACAAGTATAGGACCAATTTTAGGAAAAATAATGACAGGAATTGGTTTTGTAGTGATGGAAGCAACTGAGTTACATCCTTTTTTTATGGGGATTTTAATATCTATCTTTATGGGAATGGCGTTAACTTTACCAATAAGTAGTGCAGCAATAGCAATGATGTTAAAACTTGAAGGATTAGCTGCAGGAGCGGCAACTTTAGGTTGTTGTACTCAAATGGTGGGATTTGCAGTTACAAGTTTTAAAGAAAATGGATGGGGAGGATTGGTGGCTCAAGGTCTTGGGACTTCAATGCTTCAATTCTCAAATATAGTAAAAAATTGGAAAATATGGATACCACAAATATTAGCTTCAATTATTTTAAGTCCTTTAGTTACAATAGTATTTAAAATGGAAAATAGCTTTGCTGGAGCTGGAATGGGAACAAGTGGTTTAGTTGGAATTTTTGAAAGTTATGTAACAATGGAAAAAATTGGAAGAGGAGGAATTGAAACAGTTATATTAATAGTGTTTCTTTATATTTTACTTCCAGGGGTAATAACATATACAATTTCTCTTTTTATGAGAAGAAAAGGTTTTATAAATGACCATGATATGAGGATTGAAAGTTAA
- a CDS encoding CidA/LrgA family protein, whose translation MFLEILIIFGITYSGVLISQLFSLPIPGTIMGMFILLTLLIIKVLKVENIEKTSNFILGNMLFLFLPPAVKLLNYIDVLKGGFFRIIFLIVLTTAITMGTTGFVVNFIIERGEKKNGSTK comes from the coding sequence ATGTTTTTAGAAATTTTAATTATCTTTGGGATAACTTATTCAGGTGTCCTTATTTCCCAATTATTTTCTCTTCCAATTCCTGGAACTATCATGGGAATGTTTATTCTTTTAACTCTTTTGATTATAAAGGTTTTAAAAGTTGAAAATATAGAGAAAACTAGCAACTTTATTCTTGGAAATATGCTTTTTTTATTTTTACCCCCAGCTGTAAAATTGTTAAATTATATTGATGTACTTAAAGGTGGTTTTTTTAGAATTATTTTTTTAATTGTTTTAACTACAGCAATTACAATGGGAACAACTGGATTTGTTGTTAACTTCATTATTGAAAGAGGTGAGAAAAAAAATGGAAGCACTAAATAA
- a CDS encoding LrgB family protein, with the protein MEALNNPLFGLTISFLAYEIGKYLFKKTNFPLFNPLLVGAALVIGFLYYFSIPLEYYSKGGDIIEFFLIPGTVLLAVPLYKQLNLLKKYYVAILVGGLVGSLTTITSTIILSKLLGLDKILLVSFIPKSITTPIGIEVSKSLGGIPPITIFSIVLTGICGNIFAVGICKMFKVRHPVAKGVAIGISSHAGGTTKAMEMGEVEGAMSALSIVIAGVITLILSAIIKNFIGLI; encoded by the coding sequence ATGGAAGCACTAAATAACCCACTTTTTGGTTTAACTATTAGTTTTTTAGCTTATGAAATTGGAAAATATCTTTTTAAAAAGACAAATTTTCCTTTATTTAATCCCTTATTAGTAGGAGCTGCTCTTGTTATAGGATTTTTATATTATTTCTCAATTCCTTTAGAATATTATTCAAAAGGTGGAGATATTATTGAATTCTTTTTAATCCCTGGAACTGTTCTTTTAGCTGTCCCTTTATATAAACAACTAAACCTTTTAAAAAAATACTATGTTGCAATCCTTGTAGGTGGATTAGTTGGATCTTTAACTACAATAACTTCTACTATAATTTTATCTAAACTTTTAGGACTTGATAAGATTTTACTGGTATCTTTTATTCCAAAATCTATCACCACTCCAATTGGTATTGAGGTTAGTAAAAGCTTAGGTGGTATTCCACCAATAACTATTTTTTCTATTGTTTTAACTGGAATATGCGGAAATATATTTGCTGTGGGTATCTGCAAAATGTTTAAAGTTAGACACCCTGTAGCTAAAGGAGTTGCCATAGGAATCTCTAGCCATGCTGGTGGAACTACTAAAGCTATGGAAATGGGTGAAGTTGAAGGTGCTATGAGTGCTCTTTCTATAGTTATTGCTGGTGTTATCACTCTTATTTTATCAGCTATCATTAAAAATTTTATTGGATTAATATAG
- the yjeM gene encoding glutamate/gamma-aminobutyrate family transporter YjeM, translating to MSNHNNTDQNKMGMTALALMIFTSVYGFANIALSFFNMGYSAIPYFVLSALLYFIPFSLIIAEMAQAFRNDHGGIYTWMERSVGIKWAFTGIFMWWISYVVWMVGKATNMWIPLSFGIFGKNIFTDANVMSWTGLKSSQFFGIIGIIFMIYTTYIAIKGIKGISKVASIGGIAVIALNIILFLGGVIVLMFKGLSFGETNFNLFQSPNPNFGTPVAALGFLVYSIFAFGGMEASGGLVDNVKDKRSYLGGLAFAGAIISIGYAIGVFLVGTFTNWNEVMAATDHNGEALVNYATVTYVVIGQLGLTLGKVFNMSNPEILQNIFSRFSGFGMFFAYVGAFFTLVYAPLKQMIDGTPEELWPYGIGKDDEVTRTPKKALIMQATFVVIMIGLVAFGGSGAEKFFATLQGMTNIAMTLPYIFISYAYIQFLKNDSIEKPFTVLSRNKSFGIFAGWIVTLVVAFANIFSVMDLNGTDAGIFGINIPGVYDEFIIGPILFSIISYLIVHHYENKRKK from the coding sequence ATGAGTAATCACAATAATACTGATCAAAATAAAATGGGGATGACGGCACTGGCCTTGATGATTTTTACATCAGTTTATGGTTTTGCCAACATTGCGTTATCTTTCTTCAATATGGGATACTCTGCTATACCTTATTTTGTTTTATCAGCACTTCTATACTTTATTCCATTCTCTTTAATAATTGCAGAGATGGCTCAAGCCTTTAGAAACGACCATGGAGGTATTTATACTTGGATGGAAAGATCTGTAGGCATCAAATGGGCATTTACTGGAATTTTTATGTGGTGGATTTCTTACGTTGTTTGGATGGTTGGAAAAGCAACAAACATGTGGATCCCTTTATCTTTTGGTATTTTTGGTAAAAATATCTTTACTGATGCAAACGTTATGTCTTGGACAGGATTAAAATCATCTCAGTTCTTTGGTATAATCGGAATCATTTTTATGATTTACACAACTTATATTGCAATTAAAGGAATTAAAGGAATTTCTAAAGTTGCATCTATTGGTGGTATTGCCGTTATTGCATTGAATATAATTCTATTTTTAGGTGGAGTTATTGTTTTAATGTTTAAAGGATTAAGTTTTGGAGAAACTAATTTCAATCTATTTCAATCTCCTAATCCAAACTTTGGAACTCCTGTAGCAGCTCTTGGATTCCTTGTGTATTCAATATTTGCTTTTGGAGGAATGGAAGCTTCTGGAGGATTAGTTGACAATGTAAAAGACAAAAGATCATACTTAGGTGGACTAGCTTTTGCTGGAGCTATAATTTCTATAGGTTATGCCATTGGAGTATTTTTAGTTGGAACGTTTACAAATTGGAATGAGGTTATGGCTGCTACTGATCATAATGGTGAAGCACTTGTTAACTATGCAACAGTTACTTATGTTGTTATAGGACAACTTGGTCTTACTCTTGGAAAAGTTTTCAATATGAGCAATCCTGAGATTTTACAAAATATTTTCTCTAGATTCTCTGGATTTGGAATGTTCTTTGCATATGTTGGAGCCTTCTTTACTTTAGTTTATGCTCCATTAAAGCAGATGATTGATGGAACACCTGAAGAGTTATGGCCATATGGAATTGGTAAAGATGACGAAGTTACAAGAACTCCTAAAAAAGCTTTAATAATGCAAGCTACATTTGTTGTTATTATGATTGGATTAGTTGCTTTTGGAGGGTCTGGAGCTGAGAAATTCTTTGCTACTTTACAAGGAATGACAAATATAGCAATGACATTACCATATATCTTTATATCTTATGCATATATTCAATTTTTAAAGAATGATAGTATTGAAAAACCTTTCACTGTACTATCAAGAAATAAAAGCTTTGGTATATTTGCTGGATGGATAGTTACTTTGGTTGTTGCCTTTGCAAATATATTCTCAGTTATGGATTTAAATGGTACTGATGCTGGAATTTTCGGTATCAACATTCCTGGAGTTTATGATGAGTTTATCATTGGACCAATCTTATTCTCTATAATATCTTATTTAATAGTTCATCACTATGAAAATAAAAGAAAAAAATAG
- a CDS encoding L,D-transpeptidase: MKKIIFAFFTLFSLSFSNEIILKKELTYNKYTLDNFYKYKNTSREFQWEKIENKISNLEKFQNEYSKIGTLRNFRNSNGNPPKLESFLKSPERDKYGVRREQGIPLYESLDRKPVRYAWDGSLVGILEEKDGFVKIKIESLDGEWWTLKKYVKEISTDPANKLIFIDRKNQNIATLQKENGIWLIRSMNPATTGLDKLPHNFPTPLGTFVVQNKKPRMNYLKLGSSSEIAGFAPYATRFSGGGYIHGIPVELPKTQIIEHSPTLGSTPRSRMCVRNASSHAKYIYEWARPLNTLVIVIE; the protein is encoded by the coding sequence ATGAAAAAAATAATTTTTGCTTTTTTTACATTGTTTAGTTTAAGTTTTTCAAATGAGATTATTTTAAAAAAAGAATTAACTTACAACAAATATACACTAGATAATTTTTATAAATATAAAAATACTTCTAGAGAGTTTCAATGGGAAAAAATTGAAAACAAAATATCAAATCTTGAAAAATTTCAAAATGAATATTCAAAAATAGGAACTTTAAGGAACTTTAGAAATTCCAATGGAAACCCTCCTAAATTGGAAAGCTTTTTAAAATCTCCAGAAAGAGATAAATATGGTGTTAGACGAGAACAAGGGATTCCTTTGTATGAATCTTTAGATAGGAAACCTGTTCGATATGCTTGGGATGGTTCTTTAGTTGGAATTTTAGAAGAAAAAGATGGATTTGTTAAAATAAAAATTGAAAGTTTAGACGGAGAGTGGTGGACATTAAAAAAATATGTAAAAGAAATTTCAACTGATCCTGCTAATAAGTTAATATTTATAGATCGTAAAAACCAAAATATAGCAACATTACAAAAAGAAAATGGAATTTGGTTAATTAGAAGCATGAATCCTGCTACAACTGGTTTAGATAAACTTCCTCATAATTTCCCTACCCCTTTAGGTACTTTTGTTGTGCAAAATAAAAAACCTAGAATGAATTATTTAAAATTGGGAAGTTCTTCTGAAATTGCTGGCTTTGCACCTTATGCAACTAGATTTTCAGGTGGAGGATATATCCATGGCATTCCTGTAGAACTGCCTAAAACACAAATAATTGAACATTCTCCAACTTTAGGTTCAACTCCTAGATCTAGAATGTGTGTTCGAAATGCTTCATCACATGCTAAATATATTTATGAGTGGGCAAGACCTCTTAATACCCTTGTTATTGTTATTGAATAA
- a CDS encoding BMP family lipoprotein: MRNLFKVLLVVFAIFIGKTSQSFAKLNVGLVLSTGGLGDKSFNDSAYRGLEMAKKDLGINFKAVEPKSSLEDEEFLREYADAGYDYIIGVGFPMRDAIENVARDYPEIKFAMIDSTTTEPNVKNLLFKENEGSFLMGALAALMSKNGVVGFVGGIDMPLINKFKDGYEQGAKYINPNIKVLSAYLGGTNAFNDPLKANEMATLQIKQGADVLYHAAGGSGLGVLEAARDNKIYAIGVDSNQDDFIKGTVLTSMMKNVDIAVYDSVQSILDGKFQGGDFQYGLTENGVGTTDFKNTKEIVGEENINKINEIIEKIKNKEIVVK; encoded by the coding sequence ATGAGAAATTTATTTAAAGTTTTATTAGTTGTTTTTGCAATTTTTATTGGAAAAACTTCACAAAGTTTTGCTAAATTAAATGTTGGATTAGTTTTGTCAACAGGTGGATTGGGAGATAAATCATTTAATGATTCTGCATATAGAGGATTAGAAATGGCAAAAAAAGATTTAGGAATTAATTTTAAAGCTGTAGAACCAAAATCATCTTTAGAGGATGAAGAGTTTTTAAGAGAATATGCAGATGCTGGTTATGATTATATAATTGGAGTTGGATTTCCAATGAGAGATGCAATTGAAAATGTGGCAAGAGACTATCCAGAGATAAAATTTGCAATGATAGATAGCACAACAACAGAACCAAATGTAAAGAATTTACTTTTCAAAGAAAATGAAGGTTCTTTTTTAATGGGAGCTTTAGCTGCTTTAATGAGTAAAAATGGAGTAGTAGGATTTGTTGGAGGAATTGATATGCCTTTAATCAACAAATTTAAAGATGGATATGAGCAAGGAGCTAAATACATTAATCCAAATATTAAAGTTCTAAGTGCTTATTTAGGAGGAACAAATGCATTTAATGATCCATTAAAAGCTAATGAAATGGCAACTCTTCAAATAAAGCAAGGAGCAGATGTTTTATATCATGCTGCAGGAGGAAGTGGATTAGGAGTTTTAGAGGCTGCAAGAGATAATAAAATTTATGCAATTGGAGTAGATTCTAATCAAGATGATTTTATAAAAGGTACTGTATTGACATCAATGATGAAAAATGTGGATATTGCAGTTTATGATAGTGTTCAATCTATTTTAGATGGAAAGTTTCAAGGTGGAGATTTCCAATATGGTTTAACTGAAAATGGTGTTGGAACAACTGATTTTAAAAACACAAAAGAGATTGTTGGAGAAGAAAATATAAATAAAATAAATGAAATTATAGAGAAAATTAAAAATAAAGAGATTGTAGTAAAGTAA